One Skermanella sp. TT6 genomic window, CATGGTCGCCCGCTCGCGGGGCATCGACGTCAAGGTGCTCGCCTCGAACATCATCGACCAGGTAGCCCTGATCGGCCGAGGCCCCTTCGCGGAGATGATGGCCGCGGCGCCCTCGGCGGCCGAAGGGTTCAAGAGCTTCCACGACCGCGCGGGCCGCCCCGCCAAGATCGCCACCCTGCCGACCGGCTCGGTGCCGGATACGATCCTGAGATACTACCTGAACCGGGTCGCCCAGGCCGATCCCGGGCATGTCGAGATCGTCGGCGTCGGCGAGGACCAGGTGCAGCAGGCGCTGCTCGCCGGCGCGGTCGAGGGCGCCTCGATCCTGGAGCCGATCCTGACGATCGTGCAGGAACGCGACCCGACCGCCCGGATCGTCGCCCCGGCCGGCACCATGCTGCCGCGCCAGCCGGGCGCCGTGCTCGCGGTGCGCGAAGCCACGATCGCCGCCGATCGGGACGCCGTCGCCACCCTGGTCGAGCTCCATGTCCGCGCGACCGAGTTCGCCCGGACCTGGCTGGACCGCGCGACCGACCATGTCGCCGCCTTCGTCGGCAAGGGGCTGGTGGACCCGCGGATCATCGGCAAGGCGCTGAGGTCCCCCCACACCAACCTGGTCGCCGACCCCCATGTGATCCGGGACGCCACGGCCGTGCTCCAGGACTTCCAGCAGACCCTGGGGACGCAGGTCAAGCCGGTGAACCTGGACGAATTGTTCGATTACAGCTTCTTCGACGCGGTTCCGAAGGCGGGGTAAAAAGCGAAAGGGGAGGTGCCGGCCGGCACCTCCCCCCTGCGTCAGACCGATCGACGGTCTCAGTCGCGGCCCATCTCGCCACCGATCCGGCGCCACAGCTTCAGCGGATTGCCGTCCTTCAAAGCTTCCGGCAGCAGGCCGGCCGGAACGTCCTGGTAGCAGACCGGGCGCAGGAAGCGCCGGATCGCCAGCGTGCCGACCGAAGTGCTGCGGCCGTCCGCCGTGGACGGGAAGGGGCCGCCATGGACCATGGCGTGGCTGACGTCGACGCCGGTCGGCCAGCCGTTGAACAGCACCCGGCCGGCCTTGCGCTCCAGGACCGGCAGCAGCATCCGGGCGGCGTCGAGGTCGCTTTCGTCGGCCTGGACGGTGGCGGTCAGCTGGCCTTCCAGATGCTCGGCGACGGTGCGCACCGTCTCCAGGTCCGGGCAGCGGATCACCAGGGACGAGGCGCCGAACACCTCTTCCTGGAGGTCGGTCTCGGACAGGAAGCTGGCGGCGTCGGTCTCGAACACGGCGGTCTGGCACTGGTTCGGGCCGGAGCAGGCCTGGCCGCGGGCGAGCAACCGGACCTTCGAATTGCCCGAAAGCTTCCGCACGCCCTCGTCGTAGGCGGCGAAGATGCCGGGAGTCAGCATGGTCGAGGCCGCGCTGTTGCCCACTTCCGCCTTGGCCGTTTCCAGGAAACGGTCGAGGTCGGGGCCGTCGAGCGCCAGCACGATGCCGGGATTGGTGCAGAACTGGCCGGCGCCCAGGTTGAGGGAGGCGACATAGCCCTTGCCCAGCGCCTCGGCGCGCGACGACAGCGCGGACGGCAGCAGGAAGACCGGGTTGATGCTGCTCATCTCGGCATAGACCGGGATCGGCTCGCGGCGGGCCGCCGCGACGCTCACCAGGGCCATGCCGCCCCGGCGCGATCCGGTGAAGCCCACGGCCTTGATCCGCCAGTCCGAGACCAGGGCGGTGCCGACCGAGTTGCCGGCGCCGAACACCATGGAGAAGACGCCCTCGGGCAGGCCGCACTCCGCGACCGCCGCCTGGACGGCCCGGCCCACCAGCTCCGACGTGCCGGGATGGGCCGAGTGGGCCTTGACGATCACCGGGCAGCCCGCGGCCAGTGCCGAGGCGGTATCGCCGCCCGCGACCGAGAAGGCGAGCGGGAAGTTGCTGGCCCCGAACACCGCGACCGGGCCGAGCGGAATGTGGCGCTGGCGCTGGTCGGGGCGCGGCAGGGGCTTGCGGTCGGGCAGGGCGGGGTCGATGCGCGCCTCGATCCAGCCGCCCTCGCGGACGACCCCGGCGAACAGGCGGAGCTGGCCGACGGTTCGGCCGCGCTCGCCCTCGATCCGGGCGCGCGGCAGGCCGCTCTCGGCGGAGGCCCGCTCGACCAGCGGGTCGCCCAGGTCCATGATCTTCTGGGCAACGGTCTCCAGGAAGGTCGCGCGGGCTTCCAGGCTGGTTTCCCGGTAGCTGTCGAAGGCGGCCCAGGCCAGCTCGCAGGCCTCGCGGACCTCGGCTTCGCCGCCGCCGCCGAAGGCCGGCTCCATCTTCTTTCCGTCGGCGGGGTTCACCGCGTAGAACGTGGTTTCGCGACCGCGCACGGACTTGGCGCCGATCAGCATGTCACCGGTGATTTTCATGTTCGACTAACTCCTCTGGAACCGTTTCTCGGGGTCCCGTCCGTCCTCAGCGTGCCCAGCGGAGGACGAGCGGGTCGAGACGCCGGGCGGTTTCGATCAGCCCGGCGCGGGTTTTCGGGTGCAGCGGCTGAAGCGGGTGGCGG contains:
- a CDS encoding ABC transporter substrate-binding protein, which translates into the protein MSIALSRRRFVHLSGIAAAAALLPVSALAAPVTLRVGYIPIIPMTQLFIMQGEGWADKAGLKLELTQFSSGPAMVQALASGSLDVAYVGIGPAMVARSRGIDVKVLASNIIDQVALIGRGPFAEMMAAAPSAAEGFKSFHDRAGRPAKIATLPTGSVPDTILRYYLNRVAQADPGHVEIVGVGEDQVQQALLAGAVEGASILEPILTIVQERDPTARIVAPAGTMLPRQPGAVLAVREATIAADRDAVATLVELHVRATEFARTWLDRATDHVAAFVGKGLVDPRIIGKALRSPHTNLVADPHVIRDATAVLQDFQQTLGTQVKPVNLDELFDYSFFDAVPKAG
- a CDS encoding aldehyde dehydrogenase (NADP(+)), producing the protein MKITGDMLIGAKSVRGRETTFYAVNPADGKKMEPAFGGGGEAEVREACELAWAAFDSYRETSLEARATFLETVAQKIMDLGDPLVERASAESGLPRARIEGERGRTVGQLRLFAGVVREGGWIEARIDPALPDRKPLPRPDQRQRHIPLGPVAVFGASNFPLAFSVAGGDTASALAAGCPVIVKAHSAHPGTSELVGRAVQAAVAECGLPEGVFSMVFGAGNSVGTALVSDWRIKAVGFTGSRRGGMALVSVAAARREPIPVYAEMSSINPVFLLPSALSSRAEALGKGYVASLNLGAGQFCTNPGIVLALDGPDLDRFLETAKAEVGNSAASTMLTPGIFAAYDEGVRKLSGNSKVRLLARGQACSGPNQCQTAVFETDAASFLSETDLQEEVFGASSLVIRCPDLETVRTVAEHLEGQLTATVQADESDLDAARMLLPVLERKAGRVLFNGWPTGVDVSHAMVHGGPFPSTADGRSTSVGTLAIRRFLRPVCYQDVPAGLLPEALKDGNPLKLWRRIGGEMGRD